The Anas platyrhynchos isolate ZD024472 breed Pekin duck chromosome 6, IASCAAS_PekinDuck_T2T, whole genome shotgun sequence sequence CCATTAGTTATTACGCTGATAATGTTCTTTACAGTTCATctcaatatttttgaaaataagtcTTGAAGTCCTGTTTTGATTGAAGATCACAGTAAATGTCTATTTTTTCAATAATAGTTCCCATATACCAGTGGATGTGGACATAAGTGGGCTACAAGTATGCATCACTTACTTACCTGAGCCTCTTGGAGTAACTTGTGCATATGAGTCAGTATCTGAATCATAACACAGCTTTTAGCTATGTTACCCAGAAGTTATTCATTAGCAGTGGCTTGGTACCCTTTTAGCTTTGTCTGGTTTAGGTAAGCTTATGACAAGAATCACAGAAGTGCAGCTAGAGCTCCTTGAAACACCAGAGCCTGTATTTTGCTTTAGAGCATCTTGGTACAGCCTAAAGAGTAATTCACAGATTTTGTTTGacaaaaatgcagtgttttgaaACAGCCATAAACAGGAATCTGTTCGTTTAATCCATTTTTGGAAGGTAGTTCAACAGAAAAGtaagaaataattcagaaaattgaaaactGAGAGAATGGTGCTGATGAATGTCTTAAGTCATGCAGTATGGCACTCAtccccattttattttatatttaattatgtatgcaaaatggaaaattctAGTAGATCAGACCCGATTAAGGGTATGTTATATCTCAGTGGTTAGGTTACTCTCCAAGCATGTACAGGAATGTTAAGTCTTGCTCTGAGTAACTGCACAAAGGTTTTCTTACACCACTGATGAGCAACCAGAGTAACAGAACTGTCACCTCTTTTGTAAATAAATTCAAAGTTGTCAGTAGAatcttgctttcttctcttgTATTTGTATGCCTTTGGACTTTTTAAAACAtgtgaaatggaaatgttttgcGGGACTCAGAGTGGAAAAAATTGAGATGAGTAAAAATAGTCATTGATTGAGCCTTGGACAAAAAaaggggtggtgggagggggaCGATATAGGTGGTTCtatgtgttgtgttgttttttttttcagttgtgttttgtgtgtggttttattattatttatttctattaatGACCTGAAAATTCAGGTATCTGTAGCACTCTAAAATTCTGGCACCAGGACCCAATGCCAAAAATTGCTCTAAAAAAATAGtatggaaaaaagaagaaagctaaTATTTGTGCTTTCCCTAGAGGGCAGGTGGATCAGTTGTTtaggcagcagcaaagcagcagagagctgaTGTCCTATTCGTGCACATAGGCAAGCAAAGAGCAACACAATGTGAAACCACACAGCCTGATGCTGGAATGGCCACACTTTGAGCAGAGTTGGTTTGGAAAACCAAGCTTCAGACCCAATGCTTCAACCTGTTTATTGTCATAGCAGCTCTCACATTGCCTTTCTGCTTTATACTTAATTTATGAAACATGTATGGACTGTTGCCATTTAGTTATCTTCTCAGGTTTGTATTACGCCTGACACATTTGGCCTGAAACTCACGTGTGGGTTCCCAGACACTACGCATCATCTGTAGTTATACTTGACTGACTTTGGTGGGGCGGAAAAGGGACAGATCACTGAGTAAATTACAGGTTTATATGCAAATGCTCAACAAACTGTGTGAGAGGATGTGGTGGAAAAAGAGGCTGAAGGTTTCAATTTTGATTATTTAAAGCTTCACTAAGAAATGTCAAACTTGCCTTACTCTTCCATTTCTGAACTAAAATTGTTTGGTTACTTCCATCAAGATCATTATTCATTGAGGAAGTAGTACATGTGCTGTTTGAAAGGGGCTCTTATTTAACATCTCCCCTTCATGTGATTGTCTTTCTCAACTGGTTAGAAGTTAATGCTACTAGTGTCTTGTTAATCACACTGAAATTTCAAGacaaaaatgcttcagaagtgGCAGGAGGTCGTGGGTGATAAAAACCAGTATCTGGAGCTTGGTTTTGCTTCGCAGGAGCATTTGCACTTTCAGTCATCCCAGTATGACCACTCCTACAGTTGGAGAAATTGGGGATATTAGACCTATTTTGCTATGCTTCACACTTAATACcaagtcaaaaacaaacaaacaaaaaaaaaaattaagaattggGCAGGCCATAGTGGACTCCTTGCAGTACTAGCACTAGCTCTGCGATTCTTCAAACTGTGACTGATTTTACCTTTCCAGGAGATCGCCTTAGAAATATTCTTCAAAAATGGCTACTCCAGATTTCTTGTATTCCATGACAATGACCGAAATAAGATATTTAAGAGGTAATCACTACTTCATAATATCACATGAACACCCAGGTTATAGTCTTTGTCTGTTGCCCCTGTTTATCCCAGCTTCAGATGTCTGCCTTTGTGCTGCCACAAGGGctcttttttcagtttcagctCTTGTTCTTTAATGCATTAGACGTAAAGCTAtgaaattttccttttgctgacTTGTGAATTCTTTGGAGCATTATACAGCCATTGATTTATCAAGGGGACTAATGCATTTGTAGAGCTCTTGTAGCACCCAATGGTGTGTTGTGGCATATGTCCCTGCATCCCAGGGAATTGCAATCTCACTGAGAGCAGAAATCTGTCTCTGCTTCACTTTACAGTACTGTGGGAAAGTACCGTAAACTTTCTTCCAACACACAAAGCACCATTAGATGCTTTAAGAATAAACTGATTTTGTATCAGTATTTTGTAGTCTGACTCTGACTTTGTATCCTTAGTGTGGTGTTAAATTTTAACAATAGGATTTTTTAtaggaaagactttttttttccttacgtgctttttttttgatgggcaATTACATTAGATTCACTTACTGTTCTTTATGCAGGAAAAATACCTCAATATGTAGTATTTCCTTAGAAATACTTAGAATCTTTAGAATATGTAGAATTGGTAAATTCTGCAGCCTGGACTGATTACTGTTAGTTTCCAAGCAATCATAGAATTTCCTTGTGCTCCTGAAATCACTGAACAGTTTCTAATGGAGCATTGCTTAAAACGCCAATGCAGATTTATCCACTTTTCCTTTCTAAACTGGCTGCATAGTGTGGCTACTTGGAATTACCAGATCCTGCTCCAGAGCTAGCTGCTTTGTTCAGTGCTTATCTTTGCTGTCTCTTGGCTCTGAGATGCATTTCCTGAGGTTGTCTTGCTGAGGCAGTTCAGGATAATGTTTTCATCCTCAGCTGACTGTCTTGCCCCTTGGCTGCAGGTACCAAACCTATGTATCTCAGGGGTTTTATGTCTGATATAATAAGTTCCCAGTGAAGGTAAACATGAATGACTGAGACATGAGTTGGtattcctttctgtcttttttgccAAGAGGCTGGTAAATGTCTGAGAGGGTTCTCTTTCTCTGGGTTTAATTAATACCATCTTAAACAACCTGATCATAAGGTATAGCCCTGTATATCAATTCAAGGCCCTATCTAGGAGACAAACTTTTTATCCAGCCTATAGGCACTTTCTTAACATTACATATATGCTTTTCCTGTATTGTCTCACAGCTGGGTAGGTGAAACACTGTGACATCCTTTAGGAGGAAAGTTGCTGTTAAAATATGACATTATTTAATAgattatatgcatatataattgTATGTACATATGTAATGTGTAAAGGTAACTGTTTAAATGATTGTAATGTTATCTTTTGTATCTCTGTAGATTTTGCTCTTTCCAACCTGCTTTGAAGTCAAAGGGGGTAACAGAAGACTCCTTGAATATAAGGTAAATACAGGGAACACTGGATAACAGTAGATAACAAATGCAACTGTGTGAATAAGTCATAccttaaaaaaatgcatctagAAACTTAGCTGTTTGTGCCCCCTATTTTAAAGATTCAAATGTGTCCCCTGAATTCTGAAAAGCATTCCAGTGTACAGCATCCATAATATGAAGGCAAGAGGAATGTGCTAAGTAGCTGACTGGgcatatttaataattattaccTCCTTAATATGACTTTATTGGTAAAGTCTACACAGATGGTTACTGTGGGAAAGAGAGTCAGTGTGGTGAGGTTAGAGAGGTAATCCATAATGTTTCTGCATAATGGCCTCTTTATTGCACGTTTAGAGCAGACAGTGACTGATGTGCACACAGACGTTTTGGCATGTTACAGTAATTGTGCAGTGGAGATTCCAATTTGATGTCCCTCTGTTTTAccactgcaggaaaagaaagctttcttcCAGTGGGAGGTGACAGAGCATGTTCTGTGCTGACCTTCAGTTACTTAGTTTTAGAGACTATTAGGATCTGCTTCTAAAGCTGAGTATCTTTAAATGAAGAGAACTGCAAAAAAAAGGGAGGTGGACAgctttttttattagttttcaCCACATTGTATGGGATGTGGCCTGTGGAGTGCTTGGTAGATTTCAGGGATCTTCACCTTTTAATCTCCATTGCTCTTGGTTATCCTTTGCAGTGGAATTGGGAGTAAGGAGTAAAGGGAAGCTGAGCTTCTTTGAGGGGCTGGGTATTATGTTCTTTAACTTGTTCATCTTGTCTTTCTCACCCTGACATGTCTTCAGGCAGGAACAGCACAGGTCTTTCTCTTGTACTAGGTAAAGCGTTTCTATGCGTTTGATGGGGTCGACAAACTCTTCTTTTTCTACTGAATCAGGGAAAGGGTTTCTTTCTGCATTCAGTTTATTGAGCTTGGGGAGCTTTTTCACACTGTTTGGGATGGTGGTCAATAAGTTGTCAAAGAGACCTAATTCCTTAAGTTCCTGCAGGGCCCCAAGGTTGCTGGGGATGCATTCAAGACAGTTCAAGCCAAGGTTGAGAAAACGCAGGTTCTTGAGAAGGTGCAACTCCTCTGGCAGACTTTTAGTTGTCAGCTTGTTATTGCAAATATTCAGGTAGAAAAGGTTCTGTAGTGTACCTATTGTCTTGGGCAGCTCTTCGAGCTGATTACTGTGCAGGTCCAGCCAGCGCAGTTTCTGGA is a genomic window containing:
- the LRRC18 gene encoding leucine-rich repeat-containing protein 18 gives rise to the protein MAKGKAKEPKGKKITLKIAKNSIRISYDGGRRLDLSKMGITTFPKCILKLADVDELDLSRNMLKKIPNSIEKFQKLRWLDLHSNQLEELPKTIGTLQNLFYLNICNNKLTTKSLPEELHLLKNLRFLNLGLNCLECIPSNLGALQELKELGLFDNLLTTIPNSVKKLPKLNKLNAERNPFPDSVEKEEFVDPIKRIETLYLVQEKDLCCSCLKTCQGEKDKMNKLKNIIPSPSKKLSFPLLLTPNSTAKDNQEQWRLKGEDP